Proteins encoded in a region of the Candidatus Cloacimonadota bacterium genome:
- the elbB gene encoding isoprenoid biosynthesis glyoxalase ElbB has translation MKNYENKTVGVILSGSGWQDGSEIQEAVLTLLHLDNEGANIKIIAPNKSQMDVVEHVNNTTTKGESRNVLVESARIARGNISDISEISANELDALIIPGGFGVAKNLCDFAVKGADMSVMKSTEDLILEMHKANKSLGFICIAPVLAAKVLGKFKPKLTIGNDLGTAKIIEKLGANHINCPVDEIVYDEVNNVVTTPAYMLGPSISWVSKGIEKLVVKVLELS, from the coding sequence ATGAAAAATTATGAAAACAAAACAGTTGGTGTGATCTTGTCCGGCTCTGGCTGGCAGGACGGAAGTGAGATTCAGGAAGCAGTGCTTACGTTATTACATCTCGACAACGAGGGAGCAAACATAAAAATAATTGCTCCTAATAAATCACAAATGGATGTGGTAGAACACGTAAACAATACTACTACAAAAGGAGAATCTCGAAATGTTTTGGTAGAATCCGCACGCATAGCTCGCGGAAATATTTCTGATATTTCTGAAATTTCTGCAAATGAACTTGATGCACTAATTATTCCCGGCGGCTTCGGTGTAGCAAAGAATCTTTGCGATTTCGCAGTGAAAGGAGCAGATATGTCCGTGATGAAATCCACAGAAGATTTGATTTTGGAAATGCACAAAGCGAACAAATCACTTGGATTTATATGTATTGCACCCGTTCTTGCTGCCAAAGTTCTCGGCAAGTTCAAACCAAAACTAACGATCGGAAATGATTTAGGTACCGCAAAAATTATCGAAAAATTGGGAGCAAACCATATTAATTGTCCTGTGGATGAAATTGTTTACGATGAAGTAAATAATGTTGTAACCACCCCTGCCTATATGCTCGGACCGAGTATTTCGTGGGTAAGTAAAGGAATAGAAAAATTGGTTGTTAAAGTACTTGAGTTGTCTTAA
- a CDS encoding sodium-dependent transporter — protein MARERWGNRSAFIMAAIGSAIGLGNVWRFPYEAYSNGGGAFFIPYVIALITTGIPLVALEYYLGVRHQTGPSEAYGFIRKHTNYIGWFALGTAGMITAYYAVIMGWSWTFLYHSIGVKWAGVEKEFFHSNILGISDHITNFGGLQWPIIIGLFLTWLSIFLIIFKGVKIVGKVVNWTVGLPWLMLFILIIRGITLKGAGGGLDYYLKPEFSQLLNPNVWLAAYGQIFFSLSLGFGIMIAYASYLPKDSDINTNAWIVSFANCATSFFAGFAVFSILGYLAFHSGVPVDQVVDAGPGLVFVTYPAAIAQLPGGIIAQSIFGILFFIMLLTLGIDSAFSLSEAIVTGLKDSFKIKRETVVLWVCSVGFLIGLFYASRAGLYWLDVVDHWMNWGLVIVGLLEAILIGWFYNTKKVIQDMDSTSAIKFGNLWVFSVKYFTPAILLITIISSIVKEITKPYGGGSYPIWTLMLGGWIMLITILYISIIIQNRNEFTRMKNMIIKIAGGILSYLGFCYSFYLFYSADKIIYPISVLIISIIVAFLTFVERESKNIKEIKKSEIK, from the coding sequence ATGGCAAGAGAACGTTGGGGCAATCGAAGTGCCTTTATTATGGCAGCAATCGGATCGGCGATTGGCTTGGGCAATGTGTGGCGATTCCCATATGAAGCATATTCAAACGGTGGTGGCGCTTTCTTTATACCGTATGTTATCGCTCTTATTACCACTGGCATTCCATTAGTTGCATTAGAGTATTATCTTGGAGTAAGGCATCAAACCGGACCTTCCGAAGCCTATGGATTTATTCGAAAGCACACAAATTACATTGGCTGGTTCGCTTTGGGAACTGCCGGGATGATCACTGCTTATTATGCGGTAATAATGGGATGGTCTTGGACTTTCCTCTATCACTCCATCGGCGTAAAATGGGCTGGTGTCGAAAAAGAATTTTTCCATTCGAATATTTTAGGGATTTCTGATCATATTACAAATTTTGGGGGTTTGCAATGGCCTATAATTATTGGACTTTTCCTTACTTGGCTTTCCATATTCTTAATTATTTTCAAGGGAGTAAAAATTGTTGGAAAAGTGGTGAACTGGACAGTCGGCTTGCCCTGGCTAATGTTATTTATTTTAATAATCAGAGGAATTACACTTAAGGGAGCGGGCGGTGGCTTGGATTATTATTTGAAACCAGAATTTTCCCAGCTGCTGAATCCGAACGTTTGGCTAGCCGCTTACGGACAGATATTCTTCTCACTTTCACTTGGCTTTGGCATAATGATCGCCTATGCATCCTATCTTCCTAAGGATTCTGATATCAACACAAATGCATGGATCGTTTCCTTTGCAAACTGCGCTACTTCATTTTTTGCAGGTTTCGCTGTTTTTTCAATCCTAGGATATCTCGCTTTCCATTCCGGAGTTCCTGTAGATCAAGTAGTGGATGCAGGACCAGGTTTGGTATTTGTTACATATCCAGCAGCTATTGCTCAATTGCCTGGTGGAATAATCGCTCAGTCTATTTTTGGCATTTTATTCTTTATAATGCTTCTCACACTCGGTATAGATTCTGCGTTTTCTTTGTCAGAAGCCATTGTTACCGGCTTGAAAGATTCGTTCAAAATAAAACGCGAAACGGTTGTGCTCTGGGTCTGTTCTGTGGGATTTCTCATCGGATTATTTTATGCATCAAGAGCTGGTTTGTATTGGCTGGATGTTGTTGATCACTGGATGAATTGGGGACTGGTAATCGTCGGTTTGTTAGAGGCAATTCTCATCGGCTGGTTTTATAATACAAAAAAAGTTATTCAGGACATGGATTCTACTTCAGCCATAAAATTCGGCAATCTGTGGGTGTTTTCTGTGAAATACTTCACTCCTGCAATCCTTCTGATCACAATAATTTCTAGTATCGTAAAAGAAATTACCAAACCTTATGGTGGTGGAAGTTATCCTATCTGGACTTTGATGCTCGGAGGATGGATAATGCTAATCACTATTTTATATATTTCTATCATTATTCAAAACAGAAATGAATTTACCCGAATGAAAAATATGATTATAAAAATCGCAGGTGGAATTTTATCATATTTGGGGTTTTGCTATTCTTTCTATCTTTTTTATAGTGCTGATAAAATCATTTACCCAATTAGTGTGTTGATCATTTCGATAATCGTTGCATTCCTCACATTTGTGGAAAGAGAATCCAAAAATATTAAAGAGATTAAAAAATCGGAGATAAAATGA
- a CDS encoding Mut7-C RNAse domain-containing protein, producing the protein MKKVYLRFYEELNDFLPPQNRKIQFTHPIKTRQSVKDLIESFGVPHTQVDLIIVNRNSVNFSYIVKNDDEISVYPVFETFDIKNATHLQQSPLRKTKFILDGNLHKLVHYMRMLGFDTEFANQVSEEQLIKRAKIEHRIIISRNRKLMKRRELTHGYCLATTDWIKQLGKILSRFHLYEDLKPFSRCFLCNTKLQTIDKEKILNRLPKKVIEQQNEFTICEKCNKIYWKGSHYKKMLKFIEKLKNSEEK; encoded by the coding sequence ATGAAAAAAGTATATTTAAGATTTTATGAAGAATTGAACGATTTTCTTCCTCCTCAAAATAGAAAAATACAATTCACACATCCCATAAAAACCCGCCAATCTGTCAAAGATCTGATCGAATCGTTTGGTGTTCCACACACTCAGGTTGACCTGATTATCGTGAATAGAAATTCTGTGAATTTTTCCTATATCGTTAAAAATGATGATGAAATTAGCGTTTATCCCGTTTTTGAAACATTTGATATTAAAAACGCAACCCATCTGCAGCAATCTCCTCTCCGAAAAACAAAATTTATTCTGGATGGAAATCTCCATAAACTCGTTCATTATATGAGAATGCTCGGTTTTGATACAGAATTTGCAAATCAAGTTAGCGAAGAACAATTAATAAAACGAGCGAAAATTGAACACAGAATAATCATCAGCAGAAACCGTAAGTTGATGAAAAGAAGGGAATTGACACACGGATATTGTCTTGCCACTACAGATTGGATAAAGCAGTTAGGAAAAATATTATCACGATTTCATCTTTATGAAGATCTGAAACCATTTTCAAGATGTTTTTTGTGTAATACAAAATTGCAAACGATTGACAAAGAAAAAATTTTGAATAGATTGCCAAAAAAAGTAATAGAGCAGCAGAATGAATTCACAATTTGTGAGAAATGTAACAAAATTTATTGGAAAGGTTCACATTATAAAAAGATGCTAAAGTTTATAGAAAAATTAAAAAATTCGGAGGAAAAATGA